A genome region from Drosophila simulans strain w501 chromosome 2R, Prin_Dsim_3.1, whole genome shotgun sequence includes the following:
- the LOC6736150 gene encoding angiotensin-converting enzyme, with translation MRLPFVGVLLILLLSVTFGIGHSSYELATKQILDRAKDRMRHVWSLNRRIFVQLTAKGKSPLGGQVLNSKLEVEAETYRLFYDLAGNLSVVSVAELDDPLLRRRVQRMAKLQLQGLRPKDYEQAKDLLRQIHNFVNGPLVCPYEDCSARGSLAMYPQIMNKNMHTKLYEDLVINWKAWRRAINEKDVAKNTFIGYVRLLRIAATYNGHVTPSRTWYLNYDTENFQAEMEAVVWEIMPLYRELHAYLRREVQAAYPKADTKSDGAISAPIMDQILSQDWYPHQFFRTPHQGRQHQLPSVHRRLEEVLVTPVKINRKAAEFFESLGLMVMPNIFYDRFSRRMNDEEGGAECKSQVYYFPPDVALRYCPKLDYKKMMQIHGTMAELQYHLYKMQLPFGLDTEPCPGFGAAIAETVILASGTPRHLHRLHILLNDSLTEEQSLNRLFRMGVHTLIAVPQYFINDKFLVDVMDGRIGVKDYNCAYWGLQDKFAGVQPPLQRLNKDFDVDFKFYRGLNPETSNTKKFLAEILGFQFYRSFCLASGQYKPGDPNFPLHNCDFYDSKEAGKKIRDMMQLGATRHWRDVMEIATGERKLSGRGILEYFAPLFTWLKERNKQLDIEPGWDADELCRRD, from the exons ATGCGGTTGCCATTTGTGGGAGTATTGCTAATCCTTCTGCTCTCCGTGACCTTCGGAATCGGCCATTCCAGCTATGAACTGGCTACCAAGCAGATACTTGATAGAGCCAAAGACCGCATGCGCCACGTGTGGAGTCTGAACCGCAGGATCTTTGTGCAGCTCACGGCCAAGGGAAAGTCACCGCTGGGCGGACAGGTTCTGAACTCCAAGCTGGAGGTCGAGGCGGAGACCTATCGACTATTTTACGACTTAGCGGGCAATCTCAGCGTTGTGTCAGTGGCTGAATTGGATGACCCACTTCTTCGTAGGCGCGTGCAGCGAATGGccaagttgcagctgcagggCCTGCGGCCAAAGGACTACGAGCAGGCCAAGGACCTTCTACGTCAGATTCATAACTTTGTCAACGGACCCCTGGTCTGCCCCTACGAGGACTGCTCCGCCCGTGGTTCGCTGGCCATGTACCCGCAGATCATGAACAAAAACATGCACACCAAGCTATACGAGGATCTGGTCATCAACTGGAAGGCCTGGCGCAGGGCCATAAACGAGAAggacgtggccaagaacacGTTCATCGGCTACGTTCGGCTTCTCCGGATCGCTGCCACCTACAACGGACATGTGACGCCCTCGCGCACATGGTACCTCAACTACGACACGGAGAACTTTCAAGCTGAAATGGAGGCGGTCGTGTGGGAGATAATGCCGCTCTACCGGGAACTGCACGCCTATTTGCGTCGCGAGGTGCAAGCTGCCTACCCAAAGGCGGACACAAAGAGCGATGGCGCCATCTCCGCTCCCATTATGGACCAGATCCTGTCGCAGGACTGGTACCCTCACCAGTTCTTTCGCACACCGCACCAGGGCAGACAGCACCAGTTGCCCTCCGTTCATCGGCGCCTGGAGGAGGTCCTGGTAACGCCCGTCAAAATCAACCGCAAAGCTGCCGAGTTTTTTGAATCGTTGGGCTTAATGGTGATGCCAAA TATCTTTTACGACCGCTTTTCCCGCCGGATGAACGACGAGGAGGGCGGAGCTGAGTGCAAGTCGCAGGTATATTACTTTCCGCCGGATGTGGCGCTGCGCTACTGCCCCAAACTAGACTACAAGAAGATGATGCAGATTCACGGAACGATGGCTGAACTGCAGTACCACCTCTACAAGATGCAACTGCCCTTTGGTCTCGACACGGAGCCGTGTCCTGGATTTGGAGCTGCCATAGCGGAAACAGTTATCCTGGCTTCAGGCACTCCACGCCACCTGCACCGTCTCCACATCCTGTTGAACGACAGTCTTACGGAGGAGCAGTCCCTTAACCGCCTGTTTCGCATGGGTGTGCACACCTTGATCGCCGTGCCCCAGTACTTCATCAATGACAAATTCCTCGTGGACGTTATGGACGGGCGGATCGGGGTTAAGGACTATAACTGCGCTTACTGGGGCCTCCAGGACAAATTCGCCGGAGTCCAGCCACCATTACAACGTCTTAACAAGGACTTTGATGTGGATTTCAAGTTCTATCGAGGACTAAATCCGGAAACCTCCAATACCAA AAAATTCCTGGCCGAGATCCTGGGCTTCCAGTTCTACCGTTCCTTTTGCCTGGCAAGTGGACAGTACAAGCCCGGTGATCCCAATTTCCCACTCCACAATTGCGATTTCTACGACAGCAAAGAAGCAGGCAAAAAGATTCGCGACATGATGCAGCTGGGAGCCACTCGACATTGGCGGGATGTCATGGAGATAGCCACCGGTGAACGAAAGTTGAGCGGACGCGGTATCCTTGAATACTTTGCCCCACTCTTCACGTGGCTGAAGGAGCGCAACAAGCAACTGGACATCGAGCCGGGCTGGGATGCAGATGAAT TGTGTCGGAGGGACTAA